The following nucleotide sequence is from Pararge aegeria chromosome 13, ilParAegt1.1, whole genome shotgun sequence.
actagcGGTTCCCTACGATATTATCCCCATACAATTTCTAATAAGTACTCCCATACAAAGGACATgacttaaaaaagtttaaaaaaaaaaaaatgtattcaggATTTAATATTCCGAAAAATTACcacgttaaaatgtaaaaaaaacgtgtaaaaatttacaagataaaaattttaaaccttTTCAATAATTTCGCCTTATTCGTTTgaagaaaaaggtatttaataaattgaaagtgttattataacgcatatatagttagtttttagttaaataaagtttatttaaatatcacaaaataatctatataaataaacataataaacataattaaatttggactCATTATCGGgcaaccaacattaaaatttgagatttatgtacaattgaatcatcGGAATGCGcgcgcagactttgacaattaaaagtgtacactgtcaaaccttatagctaacttcagggtgttcgatttttgtgacggtgtgcgtaAACTTTCAAGAACAGTATAGCATAGACGCTGACAGCAGATGAGAAAATGAATtgcatactaaaattataaatgcgaatttttttttgttttatttttcgttcGTTTACGCCCTGACAtagaaggacggagagtagcctatgttaccttTTTTCCCAGGAGAAAAAACAGTATCCACAGGATTTGTAGAAAACTTTGCCAAAattgaagtttatttaattattgtttaattattgaTAATGATCCTCAGTCACcgtcaactcattaccggcccactacagtcaAAGGTCAGTCAAGGGtactctaccacgctggccaactgctagtggtagacttcacatacctttgagaacataatgaagAACTTTCATGCATACAGGTTACCTCATGATGTTATCCTTCAATgtctaaagcaagtgatatttaaattgttttaattaaaaacgcacataacataactCGGtgtccacgaaaggaaagcccaagccttacccactaggctatcaagaCTCATCATATCCTCAGTTctgttttaatttgtaaattgccgtttttttaatatatagacaagtggtagactgcaatcacacccgatggtaagtgatgatgcagcctaagatggggcgcgcttgcctagaagatgcctattcactcttgatttgaaggtacccagattatagggaTCGGGGaagatcagaaaggaagaagaaaaacgtttcgtacgtgttgatgccattgcaacaacgtaacggtgcagattctttcagTTCCTACGGAGGAGGAGACGttttaaccaaatcgaatagctccggagcacactctccaaaatgtatcttgtagaaaacagctaGACAGGCCAACCTTGCGATGGTGTTCAAgactttgaagtctactgactacaaggtcgttgccattAAGTCTCTTAGCACGACGATTCATCGAATCCAAAGCGtcaagctggtacttggcagatcCATTTCATAAATGGCAGCAGACTCCATGCACGACcaaacttgagcttggtacagggtaaGTAGGTCCTGCGTGAAGTAGTGCTTAACTTCgttgaggataccaagttttttgctagcagttttagctttggattCGATGCATTGTCTGAGGCTAAGATTGGGCGAAATGCTAACGTAAATTGATTTCTAATAATCCTCGGTATGAGCGCGTATTTAGTAAATTGAAGTGGTCCATCACCGTTCTTAACAGCAGTCTATTCCGTTTATCATCAATGATGGTATAGTATAAGATGATCATTTTTAGAATCCTCTATCCCCCTTGAtctcattttatttgtatatgtcTACTACTTTATAAGACACTCTGAAATAATTACAGTACCTAATCCTAAATTATGCAAGCCAATCTTATTAAGTACCTACGAAACTTTTTCTACTCTCCCCTATTCCACGTCGCTGGAAATGCCACTGTGAGAGAAATAACTAaccaaggatttttttttaaatatcggttctcactttttgaattaaaaaacctTATATTAAATTTCTCCTTTCCGACGAAGACGTTTCCCAGGAGATTTTCAGTTAGCTAgcttttaaaatcaaaattatgattttaagtctaatattttcaattaccCTTATAATTGGATGCAAAGGAaattgaaaaaattcaaaacttgAAAGCAATTTCGAATGCGAAGTAGATACAAACCTACCTGCTCGGAAATAAAATACTGTCCAGCGCAGACATGCGGCTTAGATGTTTATCCATGTTGCATGACAGTTTGTCTAGTGTTTAGCACGTTTGACTATAAATCAAAAGATCTTGGGTTCGAGtcctaaatattaaattttttttaatttatttaattacacacacacagatcATTCTATTATTTATCTGCCCTACTAATGAATGGTTATCGTATAATATGATCTTACAGTTGAGACATAGACAATTAAAACAGCTGTCAGACATCGTATAGACGCTTTCAAGATGTGGTGTTAGATTAAAATGTAGTGAATCGCGTGGACAGGACCAATGCCACGATATTGGGACAGCTTAAAGTTGTCAATGGCGATGGAGAGTGCTATGCTTCAAGTATATCTACGTaaacaaatcagaaatgaatgagaaaatatttagaggaaccagagttaccaacgTAGCTCaccgagtcgcgaagcttaagtgacAATAAGCGAGACATACACATTCGGAGAACCGACCGAGGACCTTCGGTCACGTTGCCAGAAGAGAtagagacaatcttgaaaatatAGGTCTTGAAAGTATAGCtgtaagagtaaaaaaaaagaaacctcGAGGGCGTATCCTCATAAATCAGCACTGCTCTCGACACAAATATAGCGTGACATGGTTGTGCAGAGTCCAGTGGCGCGACATCGTCCAAAAGGTTACGTTATATTATTTTCCAGAAGATACAGTGTGTAAAGAACAGGAATACTTTTACACTTTCGTATTCAGTTTAAGTAAAAAGATTTGAAACAACAATATCGGTAACAATTTCTAGCCTTCTTATTCTCTTTGCGATGCATCTCTTTTTTCTCTTTTGTAACGTGAAGTGACTAAACGTGACCTTGAAATATGActctcaatttatttaattaaaaaagttatcgAATCGCCGCCTCTTATATAACTGTAATAAATAGCTCACTGACTTATCTAACAATGCATAATTCAAGCTGGATATGCTGAAATTTTGTCTACAGatagctatttaaataaaaagcaacCGATAAGAAAGAGTTTTTGAAAATGTGGGCAAATAGGGGTTCGAAATATGTATGAAAATCGTACCAAACCTGAGCGGCTAAAGCTAAAACTACTTTCTAATCTAATGTTATATTTCCAATGACTGAAGTACACGCTCACTTAAAATGTAATTTCTTGGTGTGTCGCGGCAGGAAACGGAGGAAATGGATCCAACGGGAGCCAGAAAATTTCCATTTACATACATTTCCTTCATCGAAGCCTTCGTCGagcattcctatttttttttaaagtacatatAGGGGCTGGTCGACCTTCCTGGCACAGTGGTAAGCGGCGTTATAAGATTATCAGTGTTCTAGTCGGGTTAGAGACTTTAGCCATGGCTAGTTATGTTCGTCATTGTGCCTGCAAACGATTTAGAGTACTGGCatgatgccacgtagaaaccgattaggtatggATTATAACATTTATCCCTAACAGTTTGGTCCACttccatcttaaactgcatcatcccataccatcaggtgaaattgcattCGAGAGCTTggagtggaaaaataaattcacCCGCCACATTTGTGGTGGGACAATATTTGTTATAACCCTTCTCCCCTAGTCTATATCCCCGCGCCACGTAGGCAAACAATCCTTTGTGCAGGTTTCAACGTCGTGTTTACTCTCTCATTACCTGtacaatatttattgaatatttaattatttattaacgtgtTTAACAGCTGAAAACCATTGTTcggttttttatatataaaataagcaGCGTAAATATGCTGTGTCACTACCATTTTGTTTCTGCGAAATGTTGGTGCAATGGATAAGTAACATTGCAACTTATTAGAAATAAGACTATCTTCTTTTTATATTGGTAATTTAAGGTGCCACATAACAAATAGGTTTTCTGTTTCTGTTTCactgttttctttctttatgaCTCTGGATTTCCGGGACGAATCACAGATAGGTTATTCTGCCAAGAAATGCTCAGAACCAGTTAcagaaattacgaaataaacaTTGTTCAACTCCCTGTCCTGTCCTGTCCTGTACTTTCCTATTacattcttttctattctattctattctagagTTTATGAAAATCTAATAtcacatttaataaatgtgaTATGAGATTTTTGATACTGTCTTACactgttttctttttatgttttattacgaGTACACAATTTGGTACTATTGTTTTAATGaggtaacaataattattacaattattgtaaCCTCACCATTACCTACTGACCTATTACGTattgatttattgattgattgattgatattgataggtaaatgttatttataaaataaagttttaattcaaaattcaaaattcatttatttcaagtaggcctaatataagcacttttgaaacgtcaagtctgtctgtgtgtagtgactctaccaccggttcggaaggcagattctaccgagaagaagccggcaagaaactcagcagttgctcttttccaacattaacaatttatattttacatttcaaaattcatttttctatcttctgagagatgaaagcggagccggatgcttccaaacaaccttgtcattatgaaactcatcaattgtataataacctcgctgtaataaatgtgttttaacacattctttaaacttatgcattggtaggtccaaaattaccttaggaatcatattataaaagcgtatactcagtcccacaaatgacttctgcgcctttcgcagacgatatgcagatgtcactaatttatgaccatttcttgtaagtcgactgtttatatccactttctgtttataaagactaatatgttgtcttacaaatactatattgttataaatatattgtgaggctaccgtaaggatacttatttctttaaatttttcacggagggattcacgtgatttaagtttatatattgaccgtacagctcttttctgcaatatgaatatattatcaaaattaagcttaatttgctatactccgcgaaaagcaggagaatctgtgtggtgtaatttataatttctgcaatcgcaaagtaacgcctgcttctatacaatatgaatatagtttcaatatcagcagctttgccccataataagatcccgtaagacatcacactatgaaagtacgcaaagtaaacaagtcttgctgtttctacgtcagtaatctgtctaattttcctgacggcgtaggcagccgagcttagtttacctgctagtgtatctatatgggtaccccactgaagcttacaatctaaggtcatgcccagaaaaactgtggaatcttccatttttagtgattctctatttattattatatttttattaactttctttaaataaataaattccacacacttagttttttttgcgtttaaaagtaaattattgacagtaaaccagtgcgacacatgcgacatagtacggcttacatcgtcagagttatctctgtctctatcagttttaaaaattagagatgtatcatctgcaaacagtgcaatgtcacaggtttcactgacatggtgtggtagatcatttatatacaccaaaaataggaaGGGATCCaaaattgaaccctgtgggacacccactgacgtagccgacccctgcgacttaatgtcttttatgcaaaccctttgggttctgtcactgagataagaggcaaccaaatttagtgcaacgtttttgataccatagtgGGCTACTTTACCTATGTATCATTTAGAAATGTCTTATCGTGTTTATAAACGaacgcttatttttatttaatattatttaaaatcgcCTTTAGAGTTGTtctgttataatatatgtgtaaatcGGTATGTTTtggtttatttgaaaaaaatagatttttattgttttttaacaaaatttaattgtatttttaagataCTTCAATGTCCTCTCGAACCCAAAAGCTTTGaaaatagtttaagtattaCTACCGTCggttttaccaaaataaaagacTACATACTTTCGGACTGTAATTGCTCCTTCAATTGTTGTAGTTTCCGTCATTTTTGGTGGAAAACctcaaatgtttataaaaaattgctaACCTAAAAGGTCGGTTGAATCATCTGCAATAAGCCACATTTTAGTTTAGTAATACTCCCCAAACAACACTACTGTAAACAAATCATTTCTATTTTTCTAGACATATTTCTGTATTTAAATGACAAGAGCCgcatttaagtgtaatgttatttagaattttaaggATTATAACCTAATCTTAACTGTCGTTAAAATCTTTAtagtcattttaatttaaattatttttaatgtttcataaaagctaaaataattaaatgcaatCCAAGCCAAAACATCTTAAAGGTTAACCTAGCGAAATTTAAGTTGTATTTACAAACAAGCCGTTATCAGAAAAAAAGCCTAGACTAAAAAGCCAAAAATgtccaaaattattatttactctagAAACTTTCAAATACAATTAGTCGAAAGTGCTCTGTTAGatctatctacattttcatagtttcaagttttgtttatgtttattagttATCAAATGGCATTGTTTCTTTACATTTTCGCGCTTTTTCGGTTATAAATCAAAACTTGGTTTTTGTAGTTAGCGACACTAGCTTTAGGACGGCAGATATTATCCCCATACAAAATATACGAACAGTTTACAATTGACGTGAACAAACTATGAAGACGTCGAGTTAGCAACTTGTTGGAAAAGTTAGTGAATCGGGCAGatgtatttttgactttttccAACAAAAGAGTTAACtatgcattttaatattttttgacattTAGCACTAAAACCTTAATGAATACTATTTTAGTACATGTTTATGCATCTTCAGAAATTGTATCATTTTACACGATTCCTGAACAGTTTATATGTGGTGAAATGCCATggtaataatactttattaagGATAacctttatttgtttgtttgtcattactTCACGgactaactaagcaactaatcaacttgttttatttactttatttattatttggtataaataatttattaatgtaagTGGAAAGTACGAAATGTCTGGCAACACCATGTTTAATTTGCTGTGTGAATTAAAGAGCTAGGTGTTAGTTCAAGAAGTCACTGTAATTAATCCTAACAAAACCATTTaaagagaattaaaaaataattttaacatactTTTAAAGTTCTGAATCATATTGTGAGCATGTTCTAATCAGATCTAACCAAACAGCAATTGATTTTAAGTTGTAACCGTAACAGAAATATTTAAGACAAAGCTAAAGTATTTTTCCACGTCCCAACATAAtaccaaataaatttattttccattttgaATCCTGCTTGCTTTTACAGTTGATGGAGGCCCATCACGCATCTCTCTAATACTATTAcacaactataaataaataactaccacAAAAAAATGAACTGttgtcaaattaattattaattatcaaattaattattaattatcaaattaattGAGCGTAAACGTTGTAGCTTGGCACAAGAAAATGGACGTTGAGggaaaaagtaaaatgtaaacaacACCAAACTGTTAACTATAACTTTTATTCCTCCATCACAAATACGTGACTAGAGTTAACAAATATGGCAGTGATTGAGCGATAaacttaagtaatttatttaagccCTCTGGCCAGGCTCAGGCTTTGGTGGGTTGGCGGCGATGTAGGCGAGAGACCTGAGGATGTATTCTGGGACCGCTGGTGGGACGGGGAGATGGGCGCCctgaaaaaaagataaataaattagcaAGGTCTATACAGATACCTTTAGAATCACATATTTCGGTAATAACATTTATTGTTAGcgatagtagagctttttgtgacagagttcaaaaaattcaaactccatttatttcaagtaggcacttttgaaacgtcaagtctgtctgtgtagtgactctaccaccggttcggaaggcaaattctaccgagaagaagttaTCAAGAGACTCAGCAGTTTGCTATTTTCCAAGAACAACAATTTAGATTTTacgttttaacatatttttttttaacttcgttcgtccagggaagtactgcAGCTATGCTTAGTTCTGTCGCAGAGCAGCGGTATTGCAATTCCGGTGTTCCGGTCAAGTTTCCGGAGCAATTttgcacatgaggcttaaaagcTACGCTcgaggttgatagacacagggcggcactttggcatgctctgcgaagtgttgctttccATCAGTTGGGCCATCCGCTtggcatattataaaaaaaacaaatacataatatgCGTAGCGCAACGGACTTTGCGGTTGTTAGTTCAGATCAATGATGCATCGGGACGTGGCATCATTGCTCGTGCAGATGGAATACCCCAGACAGTAACTTGTGTGAATATTAGGTGTGTGCATATCACTTGCAACACTAACATTTGACATATTTTAACGGGTCATATGTAAACGTTTAAGCAAGAAACTTGTGCAAGACTTGCGCAAGTGCTCCTATAGGTGCATGCGATCTCAAAAATCGCCTTTGGTgtgggtattttaatatatgacAAGCTATGGATTGCTTCGTGTATTTTACCATTTAGTTCATTTTAACTAGCATTTTACCTGAGGTTGGTATCCACCTTCGTCAGCTATGTAGGTGACCGAGTATACTTGGCCGTCAGTTCCGACATATGAGTTGGATCCTTGTACTTGGATACTTTCGTTTTCCTAAAAAAAGTAACATAGAATTAAATTCATATAATGCGTCCTGGCATAGGCATTAAATAGATTCATATCCTCGAAGCCTATGGGTTTTATAGAAATTATTAAGCTGTGTGCATTAAAAttgaggagattcgtagaacaACCAGAGTTATGGAGATTGGTCGCGAAGCATCAGTGAAAATGGACGCATAACTCCGAGAACTGATGAATGATATCCCAAGGTGCTTTAATGGCTACCCAACACAAGCTAAACACAACGTTGGCCGTCAACCAATTAAGTTTTCATCTCTAAGTAACATTATGTTCTAAGTTCCCAGTAATTTGTTGAAATTTAATAACATTAGAAATCAATTCTAAAATTAGATAAGTTTTTTCGCTGCCTAtaacaagttaaaaaataagGTCATAGTATCACGCGGTCACATAGTGCTcttggaatttatttatatttaattatgtattgaCCTAACCTTTAGGATATATCAAGGTTaccaaaacattttaatttatgtagatGTTTTCGACTTATTTCCTTATATggcattcaaaatttaattgatatttgTCTTAAACTAGATGACCCTTTTGAacctatagaaaaaatatattgaaaataatccaaattgtataataatacaAAGTCCGAAGTCCCGtacttaaaaaacaatttaagagTTTCGATTTTTGTCAGCAAGGAACAAGAAAAAGAAGATTAGGAAAAACCCAAAGAAGCCCTTGGGTAGTATGTTAAGGAATGAAATTAGAgtaattaagaatattttataaaagtaaaatgtgCTCTATGTTAGAGAAATTTAATTGCTAAATAATTGGAATAGGAAAtctttagtttttattagaaaaaaaataggtcTGCACATATTTTCTAATACAAAGTAAAGATTTCCTATTCCACCTGACACCCCCAACTCGTCAGTGGTTGAGGCGCCCATTTACACTCCCAAGCCCAATGTCACTCTTATTCCGGGATGTCCTTTACGACCCAGACGATGTAATTACGATCGTCAATCTGTCCCAATTAGGAAGGATGAGGCCTGAGAGCCTTTAATTCTTCGTTCATCCAGATTCCTTTATTGTCATGGGAGCGTTCGGTTAAggctgaagggcgtggttgctggtttaTACCAGCATGaggcctcaaattgatggacacaggacttCATGTGGCAGGACCGGTATTGGTCTGTCCATAAGCAGTtctttccacttactatcaggtggggcatctgcttggtccgtcaattagtGAAGACAAAAAGGAGTATGTTTCTAGTCCGTAGTCTGAATAACATAAGTAGTGTAATCGGGCATGCCAACCGATGGTATACCTGAGGATTTTCTTCCTCCAAATCAGGAAAAAAAGGTGGTCATCAGCTAAAATCCTTTCGAGGttcgaagaaaaaaaatctacaaagtTCTTACCTTTCCAACGTTCACGAGGACTCCACTCTCTTGAGCTTGGATGTCATTGCTGGTCTTGAATGAGAATTGGTACTGGTCGGGTAAGACATCAGCGTCTTGGTTCACGATGACCGCTTCACCGTCGCGGGTTTGGGCGTCAGCGGTGGCGACAGCCACGAAGGCAAGGATAGCGATGAAGGATTTCTGAAAACAAATTACTGTTAATCGAGCAAATGTAACAGTAACCGCTGTATGTACCACATTAAACCCCTCGAAACACAAGAAGTAGGTAAATCGATAAACTGGTCCTGTAAACCAATTTTTTACCGACGACGTCCTCTTTGGCGAAGTCGTGTATGGTCTTAAAAGTGAGAGGGTCTAGAATTGTTTCCCAGCAGAGGCAATATAAAATTTCAGAACTGTATCTAGTCTGGCATGGTGGGCTTTGACCGTGCCTTGCTAGTTAGCACCCTTCAAGAATATTCCgtaacagcttagcccgctaccatcttaaactgcatcaccGTTTACTACCAGTCAAGGGCTAGTAATTTGTTGTGAAATTAAAAGAGAATTAGAACAAAAGCTTGTGGGCATTTTTACAGGAGACACAATACAAAAAGAAACCATTTGATATCCCATTAACAAATAACAATCGATTTCTGTTATGTGAATAATCTACGCTCATtacacatttaattaatttcagctaattaaataaatccgaGTAGGTAAATGCACTTACCATGATGTGTGTCAAAGTTAACAGACGATGAGAAACTGTGTCTGTAAAATAATCGCCGCCTGTTTTATACTCTGAGAATTCATACGATTACACTCTTATGTATCGCCATTTGCATTATTTTGCAACAAAGAAGCTCCGATATTGAATGtgatttgattaatttttttccCAAGGTCACCGccatttgatttttttaccattttctgCGGTTAAaggttaatatgtaaataaagatattttagtaATCTTTTTTTAACGGATTTTGTATAAGTTATGTATAAGTTATTGCTGACCTGAAACTTCTACCAGACAGCTCTCACAGTGGGCGTTTTGACCTATCACACGTGGTCCAGCAGAGCTAgcgcaggcaggagacaaaaattatatctcccgtgtccacctgctaatgtactggaacagggaataggagaagtttacccccgtttattgttacacattatttggatattatttctacttgtgcgccaatgctctgatagttgataaagctgtgggggcagatacatttttatcaggGTAGCTTTATGTCGCACGGGCTTTTATGCTTCACATAAAGACACATAAGTTCTTGTCATGCAAATAATGCACTGATGGCCTAGGAGATTTTGGAGCCTCCCAATATGGGAGGATAGCCACAAATGAAATTTAAGTGGATAGGAATccgaaataaaaaagtttggttTCTTGTTTTTGGCGATTTCCACCCCTAACTAACTTCACTAGTAGTTAATAGTAGTCAGTTAGTAGTTAGTTcgtcgtagtatttatatatactataactaaattttaatctatatatatataaaagaaagttgtgttagtaaATGGTGTACCATTtgtaactcaagaacggcttgaccaatttttatgatatttgattttttggatttctcttagaccggaatacgataataagtattaaaatataacattcataaaaaaaaatgatccgcggtacgaagttcgcagggacagctagttaattatattatgtacttttgatctATATGTGTAAACTAGATAATGTAATAGTcgcatgtatttattttaaaaatttgtactaccagcagtctattctcctcttctttctTCATAATTCGAAGGTTGCCCgacagagatcgctattaagcgataaggccgccccttgtattctacttctttcttcatgtttctgtttttatatattttcgtaTATGTGGTACCTATACAAAGAAagacttaaattataataaaaataataataatactagttAGCCCTATATTCCCCGCAGGTGCAATTTACTCTGGTCCGGTTTAGCGGGAGGCATCTGCAGCGACTAGTTACCATCACAATGACAAACATGTGCCGCTAAGCGCACATCTTTGTCTTTGTCCCTTAGCAACATATCTTTAAAACTACAGCGACTCACTCTAGGTGAGTTAGGGAGGTCGTCAGGTAGGTGCGAATAGATCGAGTACACCAATATCTTAAGGATTCCTTTCGCTCCCGATTTCATACGAGACTGATGTGATTCCCATCCAGTGACTTGCGTATGTAAGTAAGAATTcaatgtaaaaatgattttaacCTTAACGTCATCAGCACCAAAGTAACAAACTCAAGAAAGCCGCAATCCAAAGCTTTAAAATTCGTCTTTCAAGTTTAATATcaacatcacatcaacccattaccggcccactatagagcacgaatctccacaatgagaaggtgttaaggccgcagtccaccacgctggcccagtgcggattggtggacttcacacgcctttggaaacattatgtagaactctcaggcatgcaggtttcctcacgatgttttccttcaccgtcgaaacaagtgatattttaactacttaaaacgcacgtaactcagaaaagttagaggttgggattcgagctcggctcGAGCCCGAAAGTCAAGGCGATTTCGTACCCAATACAGCACCGCTACGAGCTTCAAACAATTGCTGGCATCTAATTAAGCTGTAATGTTGCACACCTATGGAACTACCCGCTTCATTAAAACCCCTCGGATAGGCTGATATAACCGTAGTAAACTGCCATAGTACTTTTCATCTTTCG
It contains:
- the LOC120628891 gene encoding cuticle protein CP14.6-like, whose protein sequence is MKSFIAILAFVAVATADAQTRDGEAVIVNQDADVLPDQYQFSFKTSNDIQAQESGVLVNVGKENESIQVQGSNSYVGTDGQVYSVTYIADEGGYQPQGAHLPVPPAVPEYILRSLAYIAANPPKPEPGQRA